From the Jatrophihabitans endophyticus genome, one window contains:
- the murC gene encoding UDP-N-acetylmuramate--L-alanine ligase, giving the protein MGIAGSGMSALARILLERGVPVSGCEARESITVKGLRALGADVRIGHSPSHLDDADTFVYTTAINPKHEEFRAAAAARSAGKHFLRRAAALAAALEDKRSVAVAGTHGKTSTTSLLVVAAQACGVDPSFAIGGNLYETGKNAHLGNGPVAVVEADESDGSFLLTRPAAAVVTNVEADHLENHGNLEGIFAAFELFVDRIDPAGIVLVCADDPGAVRVGEYARSTGRRVHTYGTSATADERVSDIVTRADAVEFTVTGPLLGQRRVRVGSLIGEHMALNATAALTLAADLGLDVTTAAGAWAGFAGVRRRFESHGEGGGVRVYDDYAHHPTEIAASLAAARQALAGGGRLVAVFQPGTYSRTQTFAREFADALATADTAVVLDIFPAREEPIPGVTGATISDLVDLPLGHVVYEPRYEAVPERVAELARPGDLVVTMGIGNVYLLCDGIRDACAARLDATT; this is encoded by the coding sequence ATGGGCATCGCCGGGTCGGGCATGAGCGCGCTGGCGCGCATCCTGCTCGAACGCGGCGTGCCCGTCAGCGGCTGCGAGGCGCGCGAGTCGATCACCGTCAAGGGCCTGCGGGCGCTGGGCGCCGACGTCCGCATCGGGCACTCGCCGTCGCACCTGGACGACGCCGACACCTTCGTCTACACGACCGCGATCAACCCCAAGCACGAGGAGTTCCGCGCGGCCGCCGCGGCCCGCTCGGCCGGCAAGCACTTCCTGCGCAGGGCCGCGGCCCTCGCCGCCGCGCTCGAGGACAAGCGCAGCGTCGCGGTCGCCGGCACCCACGGCAAGACGTCCACGACCTCGCTGCTCGTGGTCGCGGCCCAGGCGTGCGGCGTCGACCCGTCCTTCGCCATCGGCGGCAACCTGTACGAGACCGGCAAGAACGCCCACCTCGGCAACGGGCCGGTCGCGGTCGTGGAGGCCGACGAGAGCGACGGGTCGTTCCTGCTGACGCGGCCCGCCGCGGCCGTCGTCACGAACGTCGAGGCCGACCACCTGGAGAACCACGGCAACCTCGAGGGCATCTTCGCCGCCTTCGAGCTGTTCGTGGACCGCATCGACCCGGCCGGCATCGTGCTCGTCTGCGCCGACGACCCCGGCGCCGTCCGCGTCGGCGAGTACGCCCGGAGCACCGGCCGCCGGGTGCACACGTACGGCACGAGCGCGACCGCCGACGAGCGGGTCAGCGACATCGTCACGCGCGCCGACGCCGTCGAGTTCACCGTCACCGGCCCGCTGCTGGGGCAGCGGCGGGTACGCGTCGGCTCCCTCATCGGCGAGCACATGGCGCTGAACGCCACCGCGGCTCTCACCCTCGCCGCCGATCTCGGCCTCGACGTGACGACCGCGGCCGGTGCCTGGGCCGGGTTCGCCGGCGTTCGCCGCCGCTTCGAGTCGCACGGGGAGGGGGGTGGCGTCCGCGTCTACGACGACTACGCCCATCACCCGACCGAGATCGCCGCGTCCCTCGCCGCCGCGCGGCAGGCACTGGCCGGGGGCGGCCGCCTCGTCGCCGTCTTCCAGCCCGGCACGTACAGCCGCACGCAGACCTTCGCCCGCGAGTTCGCCGACGCCCTGGCGACGGCCGACACCGCGGTCGTTCTCGACATCTTCCCGGCCCGCGAGGAACCGATCCCCGGCGTCACCGGCGCCACCATCAGCGACCTCGTCGACCTGCCGCTCGGGCACGTCGTCTACGAACCCCGCTACGAGGCGGTCCCCGAGCGGGTCGCCGAGCTCGCCCGCCCCGGCGACCTCGTCGTGACGATGGGCATCGGCAACGTGTACCTGCTGTGCGACGGCATCCGCGACGCGTGCGCGGCCCGGCTGGACGCGACCACGTGA
- a CDS encoding cell division protein FtsQ/DivIB, giving the protein MTATEIRRAGAGGPGGFASLPAEPAPRRRRRVALIVALLVVFAAFATWLVAFSPVFGVRTVTVHGVRALTTADVERAADVDYGQPVVRVDTAAIAARVETLPQVESARVSTSFPSTVVVTVTERVAVGYVTIAGRRILVDRGGEQYLGVDKAPGLPQLVVPSGSARHTTGSAVATVAASLPADLRARTKSIEALDPDAITLVLRDGVLVRWGSEERSATKARVADVLRQRKHPRPSVVDVTDPDRPYTR; this is encoded by the coding sequence GTGACCGCGACCGAGATCCGGCGTGCCGGTGCCGGCGGCCCGGGCGGGTTCGCGTCGCTGCCCGCGGAACCCGCGCCGCGCCGGCGGCGGCGCGTCGCGCTGATCGTCGCCCTGCTGGTCGTGTTCGCGGCCTTCGCCACCTGGCTCGTCGCGTTCTCGCCGGTGTTCGGCGTGCGGACGGTCACGGTGCACGGCGTGCGCGCGCTCACCACGGCCGACGTCGAGCGGGCCGCCGACGTCGACTACGGCCAGCCGGTGGTGCGGGTCGACACCGCCGCCATCGCCGCGCGGGTCGAGACCCTGCCGCAGGTGGAGTCCGCCCGGGTCAGCACCTCCTTCCCGTCCACCGTCGTCGTCACCGTCACCGAGCGCGTCGCGGTCGGCTACGTGACGATCGCGGGGCGGCGCATCCTCGTCGACCGCGGCGGCGAGCAGTACCTCGGCGTCGACAAGGCGCCCGGGCTGCCGCAGCTCGTCGTCCCGTCCGGTTCCGCGCGACACACGACCGGGAGCGCGGTGGCGACCGTCGCCGCGTCGTTGCCGGCCGACCTGCGCGCGCGGACCAAGTCGATCGAGGCGCTCGACCCCGACGCGATCACGCTCGTCCTGCGCGACGGCGTGCTGGTGCGGTGGGGGAGCGAGGAGCGCAGCGCGACCAAGGCGCGTGTCGCAGACGTCCTGCGCCAGCGCAAGCACCCGCGCCCCTCGGTCGTCGACGTCACCGACCCCGACCGGCCTTACACCCGCTGA